From a single Clupea harengus chromosome 24, Ch_v2.0.2, whole genome shotgun sequence genomic region:
- the LOC116219094 gene encoding GTPase IMAP family member 9-like, with the protein MEDDAAVSEVCSNSVWLASVYTSCRLWGSTLGCHSGSLDQGTAWPLDLRIVLVGKTGAGKSATGNTILGRAAFESNALPNSVTDSCEKNCEKVEGRNITVIDTPGICDRNKTDDQMRKLMAQCIKLSLPGPHVFLLVIRLGVRFTEEEEKALKWIQDNFGEDASRYTIILFTHVDQLKGITVEDCLRHDSINRIYNSCGARYLSFNNDDREDREQVKHLFEKIESMLKVNTGEFYTNDMYEEAQRKITEEEERK; encoded by the exons ATGGAGGATG ATGCCGCTGTGTCGGAGGTCTGCAGCAACAGTGTCTGGTTGGCATCGGTCTACACCAGCTGCAGGCTTTGGGGCAGCACCCTTGGATGCCACAGCGGCAGCCTGGACCAGG GAACTGCATGGCCTCTTGACCTCAGGATTGTGCTGGTGGGGAAGACTGGAGCTGGAAAAAGTgcaacaggaaacaccatcctgggaagaGCAGCGTTTGAAAGCAATGCGTTACCCAATTCAGTGACTGACAGCTGTGAGAAAAACTGTGAGAAAGTGGAGGGTAGAAACATTACAGTTATTGACACACCAGGAATCTGTGACAGGAACAAGACTGATGACCAAATGAGGAAACTGATGGCCCAGTGCATCAAACTGTCTCTCCCTGGACCCCATGTGTTCCTGCTGGTGATCAGACTGGGAGTGAGattcacagaggaagaggagaaggccTTAAAATGGATCCAGGACAACTTTGGAGAAGATGCCTCACGGTACACAATTATACTGTTCACTCATGTAGATCAGCTGAAAGGTATAACTGTAGAGGACTGCTTGAGGCATGACagtataaatagaatatataacAGTTGTGGAGCAAGGTATCTGTCATTTAACAACGATGACAGGGAAGATAGAGAGCAGGTCAAACATCTGTTTGAGAAGATTGAAAGCATGTTAAAAGTAAACACAGGAGAGTTTTACACCAATGACATGTACGAGGAGGCACAGCGGAAAAtcactgaagaggaggagagaaag